A window of Blastocatellia bacterium contains these coding sequences:
- a CDS encoding protein kinase, translating to MGYIGTYILILMERFSKLPNNLSSVYYRYYVLTNYIYLLAFFAHAGLLLSFAFLGVKELAIFNIGSCSLFLIAIIINMRGYLVSSISLATFEVIAHAVAGVYILGLASGFQYYILGLLVTIFASPLRKLAPKIVLALLTSIIYILLNYYAQISTPIRSLDLLAINVYNVMNLLTCIFVVSLSIFASDSAALKAEQKLTKALEDLKEANLETEKKNEQLAKTNQQLEKKNEELASKNEELMQSYKRANLIFSALSEALPGTVLDEKYQLDKIIGRGAFGAVFKATHLTTKREVAAKVFQPVSGNVTAEGLERFQLEAILASLVNHHNAIEVLDSGISGGIAYIIMELLNGHSLTDELKKKNGRLSPKRCAEILVPICDVLTKAHSAGIVHRDIKPDNIFLHYCEEGEVIKVVDFGIAKLQNEIQGVALQNLTLAGGLVGTPIYMSPERLLHNICEAPSDVYSLGIMLYQMLSGKVPFYSTEIWQIIQMHINDTPVSLREVNPDILPKVEKIVFQALRKDPNERPSAMSLGQDFAASLGLEIKPTARGHTKIFVSGTDIRGAVSTDDPTLG from the coding sequence ATGGGGTATATAGGTACTTATATTTTAATTTTAATGGAAAGATTTTCTAAACTTCCTAATAATCTTTCATCTGTATATTACCGATATTATGTTTTAACTAATTATATTTATTTACTAGCCTTTTTTGCTCATGCAGGACTACTACTTTCTTTTGCATTTCTTGGAGTAAAAGAATTAGCTATTTTTAATATTGGTAGTTGTTCTTTATTTCTAATTGCTATTATTATTAATATGAGAGGGTACTTAGTCTCAAGCATTAGTTTAGCAACATTTGAAGTTATTGCTCATGCTGTTGCAGGAGTTTATATACTGGGCTTAGCATCAGGCTTTCAATACTATATTTTAGGATTACTTGTTACTATATTTGCTTCTCCTTTAAGAAAACTAGCTCCTAAGATAGTTTTGGCTTTATTAACATCAATAATTTATATTTTATTAAACTATTATGCTCAAATTTCTACACCTATTAGATCTTTAGATTTACTTGCAATAAATGTTTATAATGTAATGAATTTATTAACATGTATTTTTGTAGTTTCTTTATCTATTTTTGCAAGCGATAGTGCAGCCTTAAAAGCAGAACAAAAATTAACAAAAGCGTTAGAAGACTTAAAAGAAGCAAATCTTGAGACAGAAAAGAAAAATGAGCAATTAGCCAAAACCAATCAACAGCTAGAAAAGAAAAATGAAGAACTAGCAAGCAAAAATGAAGAATTAATGCAATCTTACAAACGAGCTAATTTAATCTTTTCTGCACTTTCAGAAGCCTTGCCAGGTACAGTTTTAGATGAAAAATACCAGTTAGATAAAATAATTGGGAGAGGTGCTTTTGGTGCAGTTTTTAAGGCTACTCATTTAACTACAAAAAGGGAAGTGGCTGCAAAAGTTTTTCAACCTGTAAGCGGAAATGTTACAGCCGAGGGTTTAGAACGTTTTCAACTAGAGGCCATTTTAGCTTCCTTAGTTAACCATCATAATGCTATTGAAGTCTTAGATTCAGGGATTTCAGGTGGAATTGCTTATATAATAATGGAACTGCTAAATGGGCATAGTTTGACGGATGAATTAAAAAAGAAAAATGGACGTTTAAGCCCAAAACGTTGTGCAGAAATACTTGTTCCTATTTGTGATGTGCTTACAAAAGCACATAGTGCAGGCATAGTTCATAGAGATATTAAGCCTGATAATATTTTTCTTCATTATTGTGAGGAGGGAGAAGTTATCAAAGTAGTAGATTTTGGCATTGCCAAGCTACAAAATGAAATTCAAGGCGTAGCACTTCAAAATCTAACTTTGGCAGGTGGTTTAGTTGGTACTCCAATTTATATGTCTCCTGAAAGGTTACTTCATAACATTTGTGAGGCTCCTTCAGATGTTTATAGCCTAGGAATAATGCTTTATCAAATGCTATCAGGAAAAGTTCCTTTTTATTCAACAGAAATTTGGCAAATAATACAAATGCACATTAATGATACGCCTGTTTCACTAAGAGAAGTAAATCCTGATATTTTACCTAAAGTTGAGAAAATCGTTTTTCAAGCCCTAAGAAAAGACCCTAATGAAAGACCTTCTGCTATGAGTTTAGGCCAAGATTTTGCTGCATCTTTAGGTTTAGAAATAAAA
- a CDS encoding response regulator has product MALFDKVWQQMNTRLDQAKVTKEIERLRQALYVNANDTEALRQLGTLYQTSNMVEEAIESFVRLADLYQTSKQYDLALAYYRKVEKLGDNERRASILKEIERIHHGLGQFEEAYRTCRQIAEVYLAMNQKEAARGFFASLPQFGEKDELYRKELREMIGVRDETWAQGAKGTWVMEEQPRTAGPAAAPLPGYPVSRAKVSVSQEEQTAFADLSILVVDDDPNICLLLSTAIKNLGCQVITANNGLEGVDKALRLRPNIIISDLLMPKMDGSQFFIKLQEYPETQNIPFVCLTSRGQEEEKIAAFEKGVEDYWVKPFSIAEISMRIKKLLQRQIQNVQSQYSDTSIGQVELAGSLGEMTPSDLLRFAEAKRKSGVLQLKSGDVEGAIFFQDGEIVDSQYMNLMGEPALLSLLNWTSGSFTFQSQPISVPRTIVSSVDEILARMMQRYDEEYYLIEQLPHPSSTIVLTEAFYDALQNTRFPRSVDRLMILFDGSYPLGPCLEQLRGDTDAIRLLVELYRQGLAMVYNPYAYYQQQQ; this is encoded by the coding sequence ATGGCTTTATTTGATAAAGTTTGGCAACAAATGAATACCCGCCTAGATCAGGCAAAAGTCACAAAAGAGATTGAACGCCTTCGTCAAGCTCTTTATGTTAATGCTAATGATACTGAAGCACTAAGACAATTAGGAACACTTTATCAAACCTCTAATATGGTAGAAGAAGCTATTGAATCCTTTGTTCGCCTAGCAGATCTTTATCAAACAAGCAAACAATATGATCTTGCCTTAGCTTATTACCGTAAAGTAGAAAAACTAGGTGATAATGAAAGACGAGCCTCTATCTTAAAAGAAATAGAGCGTATTCATCATGGTTTAGGCCAATTTGAAGAAGCTTATAGAACTTGTCGCCAAATAGCAGAAGTTTACCTGGCAATGAATCAAAAAGAAGCTGCACGGGGCTTTTTTGCTTCGCTGCCTCAATTTGGTGAAAAAGATGAACTCTACCGTAAAGAATTAAGGGAAATGATTGGTGTTAGAGATGAAACCTGGGCCCAGGGTGCAAAAGGTACTTGGGTTATGGAAGAGCAACCTAGAACTGCCGGCCCTGCCGCAGCACCATTGCCAGGTTATCCAGTTTCACGAGCAAAAGTATCTGTTAGCCAAGAAGAACAAACCGCATTTGCAGACCTAAGCATTTTAGTAGTAGACGACGATCCTAACATTTGTCTTTTACTAAGCACAGCTATTAAAAACCTTGGGTGCCAAGTAATTACAGCTAATAATGGTTTAGAAGGTGTAGATAAAGCCTTACGTCTCAGACCTAATATAATTATTTCTGACTTGCTAATGCCAAAGATGGATGGTAGCCAATTCTTTATTAAGCTCCAAGAATATCCTGAAACTCAAAATATTCCTTTTGTTTGTTTAACTTCTCGTGGTCAGGAAGAAGAAAAAATTGCTGCATTTGAAAAAGGTGTAGAAGATTATTGGGTCAAGCCTTTTAGTATTGCAGAAATTTCTATGAGAATAAAAAAACTTCTACAACGCCAAATTCAAAATGTCCAAAGCCAATATAGCGATACAAGCATTGGACAAGTTGAACTTGCTGGAAGTTTAGGAGAAATGACCCCATCAGACTTGCTACGTTTTGCAGAAGCTAAACGTAAAAGCGGAGTTTTGCAGCTAAAAAGTGGAGATGTTGAAGGAGCAATTTTCTTTCAAGATGGCGAAATAGTTGATTCTCAATATATGAACTTAATGGGCGAACCGGCTTTGCTCTCTTTATTAAATTGGACAAGCGGCAGTTTTACTTTTCAATCTCAACCTATTTCCGTACCAAGAACCATTGTTTCTAGTGTTGATGAAATCCTAGCTAGAATGATGCAACGCTATGACGAAGAATATTACTTAATAGAACAACTTCCACACCCTTCTTCAACCATAGTTTTAACAGAAGCTTTTTATGATGCTCTACAAAATACCCGTTTTCCTCGTTCAGTTGACCGACTAATGATACTTTTTGATGGTAGTTACCCGCTAGGCCCCTGTTTAGAACAACTGCGGGGCGATACCGATGCAATACGCTTGCTTGTAGAACTTTACCGCCAAGGCTTAGCAATGGTTTATAACCCTTATGCCTATTACCAACAACAACAATAA
- a CDS encoding FAD-binding protein, translating to MDLTKELKKIVGSNNVLSKKEELLVYECDALTTHRAMPRAVVLVSSTKEVSQVLTLLNQENIPFVARGAGTGLSGGALALSDGVIIEMARMNKILSISYEDRLAVVETGLVNINLTRRVEPNGYFYAPDPSSQTACTIGGNIAENAGGPHCLKYGSTVNHILALKVVLPSGEIVDFGTSGADSIGYDLVGLFVGSEGTFGIATEATVKLQRSPEMVKTMLVDFLTTEEASLTVSEIIAAGILPSALEMMDIVTVGAIESSVFAAGMPTDAAAVVIIELDGLSIELEDETKRVKEICLANGARSVQIARDQAERLKIWAGRKGAFGAMGRISPDLMVQDGVIPRSKLPIVLAEVYRIAAHYKLRISNVFHAGDGNLHPNISYDGRDKEELARVKAACNEIMQFCVSVGGSITGEHGVGADKINYMPLIFTAIDLEKMLNIRECFNPKQLANPQKLIPSLRCRAY from the coding sequence ATGGATCTAACAAAAGAGTTAAAAAAAATTGTTGGCTCAAATAATGTTCTTTCTAAAAAGGAAGAACTCCTTGTTTATGAGTGTGATGCTTTAACTACTCATCGAGCAATGCCCCGTGCAGTTGTACTAGTTTCTTCTACCAAAGAAGTCTCCCAAGTGTTAACTCTACTTAATCAAGAAAATATCCCCTTTGTTGCTCGTGGTGCTGGAACTGGTCTTTCTGGAGGAGCTTTAGCATTATCAGACGGTGTTATTATTGAAATGGCTCGGATGAATAAAATTTTAAGTATTAGTTACGAAGATCGTCTAGCAGTGGTAGAAACAGGTTTAGTTAACATTAATTTAACCCGTAGAGTTGAGCCAAACGGTTATTTTTATGCTCCTGACCCTTCTAGTCAAACAGCTTGCACAATTGGAGGTAATATTGCAGAAAATGCTGGCGGGCCACATTGCTTAAAATATGGCTCAACGGTAAATCATATCTTAGCCTTAAAAGTAGTGCTTCCTTCTGGTGAAATTGTTGATTTTGGCACCAGTGGAGCAGATTCTATAGGATATGACTTAGTAGGTTTATTTGTTGGCTCAGAAGGGACTTTTGGCATTGCTACTGAAGCAACTGTTAAGTTGCAACGTAGCCCAGAAATGGTTAAAACAATGCTAGTAGATTTTCTTACTACAGAAGAAGCTAGCCTTACAGTATCAGAAATAATTGCAGCAGGTATTTTGCCATCAGCACTAGAAATGATGGATATAGTCACGGTTGGAGCAATAGAAAGCTCTGTTTTTGCTGCTGGAATGCCTACAGATGCCGCAGCAGTAGTAATTATTGAGCTTGACGGATTATCTATTGAATTAGAAGATGAAACCAAAAGAGTCAAAGAAATTTGTTTAGCAAATGGTGCGCGTAGCGTGCAAATTGCTCGTGATCAAGCAGAAAGACTAAAAATCTGGGCTGGTCGCAAAGGTGCTTTTGGAGCAATGGGACGTATCAGCCCAGATTTAATGGTACAGGATGGCGTTATTCCTAGAAGTAAACTCCCTATAGTTTTAGCTGAAGTTTACCGTATTGCAGCACATTACAAACTACGTATTTCTAATGTTTTTCATGCTGGTGATGGAAATCTTCACCCTAACATTAGTTATGATGGCCGCGATAAAGAAGAATTAGCACGAGTAAAAGCTGCATGTAATGAAATTATGCAGTTTTGTGTTAGTGTTGGAGGGTCAATTACTGGTGAACATGGAGTTGGAGCAGATAAAATTAATTATATGCCTTTAATTTTTACCGCTATAGATCTAGAAAAAATGCTTAATATTCGAGAATGTTTTAACCCTAAACAACTAGCTAATCCACAAAAACTTATTCCTAGTTTACGCTGTCGAGCTTACTAA
- a CDS encoding AP2 domain-containing protein: MDLEKNKYKGISRIDQDTNHTHGWYVRVWFNGKMYSKFFSDEKNGGGEKALTKALRHRNRLEKEIGKPRTDRKVVTYSSKNKTGVVGVVRKVKEGREVYEVNWNPIPGVIKRTSVSIDRYGEEKAFLKAYRIRKKKEKEIYGKSIDIKAEKTMSC; encoded by the coding sequence ATGGATTTGGAAAAAAACAAATATAAAGGAATAAGTCGTATTGATCAAGACACTAACCATACACATGGCTGGTATGTTCGAGTATGGTTTAATGGAAAAATGTATTCTAAATTTTTTAGTGATGAAAAAAATGGTGGTGGAGAAAAAGCTTTAACAAAGGCTTTACGTCATCGTAACCGTTTAGAAAAAGAAATAGGTAAACCAAGAACAGATCGAAAAGTTGTCACCTATAGTTCCAAAAATAAAACGGGAGTAGTTGGAGTAGTAAGAAAAGTTAAAGAAGGAAGAGAAGTATATGAAGTTAATTGGAATCCAATTCCTGGAGTAATTAAACGTACTTCTGTTTCAATAGACCGTTATGGTGAGGAAAAAGCTTTTCTTAAAGCTTATAGAATTAGAAAGAAAAAAGAAAAAGAAATCTATGGAAAATCTATAGATATAAAAGCAGAAAAAACAATGAGTTGTTAA
- a CDS encoding AhpC/TSA family protein gives MRSEVNAIHQNGAELVVIGNGKPHHAETFRKDLKLASPIYVDPKLGTYRALKLERGIWKTFQPIVWWHAFKAFREGFRQKSTTGDPWQHGGTFVILPNGQVIYHYISKHAGDHPNPKDFINSLASVAKQV, from the coding sequence TTGCGCTCAGAGGTCAATGCAATTCATCAAAATGGGGCTGAACTAGTAGTTATTGGTAATGGTAAGCCACATCATGCAGAAACTTTTCGTAAGGATCTTAAATTAGCTAGTCCTATTTATGTTGATCCAAAACTAGGAACATACAGAGCCTTAAAATTAGAACGAGGTATTTGGAAGACTTTTCAACCAATAGTTTGGTGGCATGCATTTAAAGCTTTTAGAGAAGGGTTTCGCCAAAAAAGTACCACTGGAGATCCTTGGCAACATGGGGGAACATTTGTAATACTGCCTAATGGTCAAGTTATTTATCATTATATTTCTAAACATGCTGGAGATCATCCAAATCCAAAAGACTTTATTAATTCTCTAGCTAGTGTAGCTAAACAAGTTTAA
- the truA gene encoding tRNA pseudouridine(38-40) synthase TruA, whose product MPTWKLKIEYDGTRYSGWQQQPNGRTVQGELIKVANNIFSDIVDIGGAGRTDAGVHALEQVAHLRAKKNLSIKHLQINFDQLLPKDININKIELVNDHFDARHDAISRYYLYQISLHRTAFGKPYVWWIKDRLNIDLMQQACYHLIGLHDLQSFCEMVDNKSTLVKVESASIKTTDNLVLFRISASHFLWKMVRRIVGILVEIGRRNISLKEYLRFFEKISDLPAKYTAPSSGLFLEKIIYPGDVKADQIYPAYFYF is encoded by the coding sequence ATGCCTACTTGGAAACTAAAAATTGAATATGATGGAACTCGCTACTCTGGCTGGCAACAACAACCCAATGGCCGCACAGTACAGGGTGAACTAATTAAAGTAGCCAACAATATTTTTTCTGACATAGTAGATATAGGCGGGGCCGGACGTACTGATGCAGGAGTTCATGCTTTAGAACAAGTTGCACACCTAAGAGCAAAGAAAAATTTATCTATTAAACATTTACAAATTAATTTTGATCAGCTTTTACCTAAAGATATAAATATCAATAAAATAGAATTAGTTAACGATCATTTTGATGCTCGCCATGATGCTATTAGCCGCTATTATCTCTATCAAATCTCACTTCATCGTACTGCATTTGGTAAACCTTATGTTTGGTGGATTAAAGATCGCCTTAATATTGATTTAATGCAGCAGGCTTGTTATCACTTAATAGGTTTACATGACCTTCAAAGCTTTTGTGAAATGGTAGATAACAAATCAACTTTGGTAAAAGTTGAAAGTGCCTCAATTAAAACAACTGATAATTTAGTGCTTTTTCGCATTTCTGCTTCTCATTTTCTTTGGAAAATGGTTAGACGTATAGTAGGAATACTAGTTGAGATTGGACGTAGAAATATAAGCTTAAAAGAATACTTAAGATTTTTTGAAAAAATATCTGATCTGCCTGCAAAATATACAGCCCCTTCATCAGGACTATTTTTAGAAAAAATAATTTATCCTGGTGACGTTAAAGCAGACCAAATTTATCCAGCTTATTTTTATTTCTAA
- a CDS encoding transcriptional repressor, whose amino-acid sequence MSKEKEIFHEHLKRSRLKRTEQRDLILDVFIDTEGHVSVEELYDLVKKKDSSVGFTTVYRTMKLMTEAGLAHEVRFTDGRARYEHEYDHQHHDHLICNQCDSVIEFYNPEIEKLQEEIARQYKFQIQDHSHRMFGICFNCQEISKDKLAKKTYS is encoded by the coding sequence ATGAGTAAAGAAAAAGAAATTTTCCATGAACACTTAAAACGCTCTAGGCTAAAACGAACTGAACAAAGAGACTTAATCTTAGATGTTTTTATTGATACTGAAGGACATGTATCTGTAGAAGAGCTTTATGATTTAGTTAAAAAGAAAGATTCTTCTGTTGGGTTTACTACTGTTTATAGAACTATGAAACTAATGACAGAAGCCGGTTTAGCTCATGAGGTACGTTTTACCGATGGACGCGCACGCTATGAACACGAGTATGATCATCAACACCATGATCATTTAATTTGTAATCAATGTGATTCGGTAATAGAGTTTTACAATCCAGAAATAGAGAAATTACAAGAAGAAATAGCCCGCCAATATAAGTTTCAAATTCAAGATCATAGTCATCGTATGTTTGGAATTTGCTTTAATTGCCAAGAAATCAGCAAAGATAAACTAGCAAAAAAGACCTACAGCTAG
- a CDS encoding patatin-like phospholipase family protein → MSNQEISLEKQNKKVSKTKRDKKAIHLDLVESGGGMWKVSSLPAIKYCLDSGVILRRLAGVSGGSLITGLIASGITPLHLYATLPHVHNVNFFDAFQIPVRLREIFPDYLLKNNTAGRLPKQRDLTLGELSIDLSVACAYLDVSGGIIDVLKRLGRLLQNFTFSKLFSLTTELASFLAKLKIQDAMQEAVVNAESVVLSSKTTPDVSLIDAITASCAFFASYHVNSLDLFDGFYFSNLPTRAVIRPNEPANILAHQTNPFTGNSWASWFLHRVFNETTIQTLQTRFDEDEDLASQHGILIYPKVQEIASPFSASLTPTLVNVGKDSLSHHRFKIDRNLLKR, encoded by the coding sequence ATGTCTAATCAAGAAATTTCTTTAGAAAAACAAAATAAAAAAGTTAGTAAAACAAAACGTGACAAAAAAGCTATTCATTTAGATTTAGTAGAAAGTGGTGGCGGAATGTGGAAAGTTTCCTCCTTACCAGCCATTAAATATTGTCTAGATTCCGGTGTTATACTGCGTCGTTTAGCTGGTGTAAGCGGTGGAAGCTTAATAACCGGCCTAATAGCTAGCGGCATTACACCTCTTCACCTTTATGCTACATTGCCACACGTTCATAATGTCAATTTTTTTGATGCTTTCCAAATCCCTGTTAGGTTAAGAGAAATTTTCCCTGACTATTTATTAAAAAATAATACTGCCGGTCGTTTGCCTAAACAACGAGACTTAACTTTAGGCGAATTATCCATAGATCTTTCTGTTGCCTGTGCCTACCTAGATGTTTCTGGTGGAATTATAGATGTGCTAAAACGCTTAGGACGACTTCTACAAAATTTTACCTTTAGCAAACTTTTTTCTTTAACAACAGAACTTGCATCTTTTTTAGCAAAATTAAAAATTCAAGATGCAATGCAAGAAGCTGTTGTAAATGCTGAATCTGTAGTTTTATCCTCAAAAACTACTCCTGATGTTTCATTAATTGATGCAATAACAGCTAGTTGTGCTTTTTTTGCTAGCTACCATGTAAACTCTTTAGACCTTTTTGATGGCTTTTACTTTTCTAATTTACCAACTAGAGCAGTAATTAGACCTAATGAACCAGCTAATATTTTAGCTCATCAAACTAACCCATTTACAGGTAATTCTTGGGCTAGCTGGTTTTTACATCGAGTCTTTAATGAAACAACTATTCAAACCCTTCAAACTCGTTTTGATGAAGATGAAGATTTAGCTAGTCAACACGGCATTTTAATTTATCCAAAAGTCCAAGAAATAGCTTCTCCTTTTTCGGCTTCGCTTACACCTACACTAGTAAACGTAGGAAAAGATTCTCTGTCACATCATCGATTTAAGATAGATAGAAATCTGCTTAAGCGTTAA
- a CDS encoding GntR family transcriptional regulator, translating into MHLWIAKDSEVSIHEQLATQIMLAIVSNDLKINQKLPSTRELARRLSIHHNTVTTIYHDLAERGWLEIRQGSGFYVRERLPQIDNQLKLDHLILSFLKEIRNQGFTISELQKQLPKWLERPASRPLFSYRSKQRIT; encoded by the coding sequence ATGCACCTATGGATAGCTAAAGATAGCGAAGTTTCAATTCATGAACAATTAGCAACACAAATAATGCTAGCAATTGTTAGCAATGACTTAAAAATTAATCAAAAATTACCTAGTACCCGTGAATTAGCTCGCCGCCTAAGTATTCATCATAATACTGTAACAACTATTTATCATGATTTAGCCGAAAGAGGTTGGCTAGAAATACGCCAAGGAAGCGGTTTTTATGTACGCGAGCGTTTACCACAAATAGATAATCAGCTTAAGCTAGATCATTTAATTTTATCTTTTCTAAAAGAAATTCGTAACCAAGGTTTTACTATTTCTGAACTCCAAAAACAGCTTCCAAAATGGTTAGAAAGACCAGCATCCAGACCACTTTTTAGTTATAGATCCAAGCAAAGAATTACGTAA
- a CDS encoding M20/M25/M40 family metallo-hydrolase has product MRKTFFGVLIALLIFCSLPIRPISAYSSGNETDEGYQAISVRSLKAHLNFLASDMLEGREAATKGYDIAAGYAASLFQQWNLTPIVPTTAGEKSYLQTFSLLEIISKNKETLQLITKEGDSQTTKEFTNRVHFFTNRANTTVSINAPVVFAGYGLVVPEIKYDDFAGIDVKNKIVVVMGHAPGEGDDKSYFYKQENRNRFFNGAEIFEKQKNAQERGAVAMLLVRDPLGKHESMLMNFATNIFQKFRNNINAPTLRRRMVLAEDNNTTDRIPIINISKTVSDELFNKSGISLTELQTEIDKNLKPNSRELTGKQLKFDLEVEHKLLNTTNVVGMLEGSDPNLKNEYVVLGAHLDHDGTRDGYIWNGADDDASGSSAILELAFAFSRAKERPKRSIIFCLWGAEEKGLLGSEYFTDHSPVPLEKITAMVQLDMIGRDVEPRPHQLTNGREKPKDLRRYIYTEISAQSPEMGEILKQANKQVALELNHEANLRVSGGSDHYSFFAKKIPILSIDDGVFHPDYHQPSDTVEKINFEKIFFVTQLTYLIGREIANHPTKIKWDESVKVADNK; this is encoded by the coding sequence ATGCGTAAAACGTTTTTTGGGGTGCTAATAGCACTCCTAATTTTTTGTTCACTTCCAATAAGACCAATAAGTGCTTATTCATCAGGAAATGAAACCGATGAAGGCTATCAAGCAATTAGTGTTAGATCGCTAAAAGCACACCTTAATTTTTTAGCTTCTGATATGTTAGAGGGTAGGGAAGCAGCAACCAAGGGCTATGATATTGCTGCTGGATATGCTGCTAGTTTGTTTCAACAATGGAACTTAACTCCAATAGTCCCAACAACAGCAGGTGAAAAAAGTTATTTACAAACATTTTCGCTACTAGAAATAATTAGTAAAAATAAAGAGACGCTACAACTCATTACAAAAGAAGGGGATAGCCAAACTACTAAAGAATTTACAAACCGAGTGCATTTTTTTACAAATCGTGCAAACACTACAGTTTCAATTAATGCTCCTGTTGTATTTGCTGGATATGGGTTGGTTGTACCAGAAATTAAATATGACGATTTTGCAGGTATTGATGTTAAAAATAAAATAGTTGTAGTTATGGGGCATGCACCGGGTGAAGGCGATGACAAATCTTACTTTTATAAACAAGAAAATCGCAACCGCTTTTTTAATGGTGCAGAAATTTTTGAAAAACAGAAAAATGCTCAAGAACGCGGTGCAGTGGCTATGTTGTTAGTTCGTGATCCATTAGGAAAACATGAATCAATGCTAATGAATTTTGCTACTAACATTTTTCAAAAGTTTAGAAATAATATTAATGCTCCTACACTAAGAAGACGGATGGTTTTGGCTGAAGATAACAACACAACAGACCGTATTCCAATTATTAATATTTCAAAAACTGTTAGTGATGAGCTTTTTAATAAGTCTGGAATCTCACTAACAGAACTTCAAACGGAAATAGACAAAAATCTAAAACCAAACTCAAGAGAATTAACAGGTAAACAACTTAAATTTGACTTAGAAGTTGAGCATAAATTACTTAATACTACTAATGTTGTAGGGATGTTAGAAGGTTCAGATCCTAACTTAAAGAATGAGTATGTAGTTTTAGGAGCGCATTTAGACCATGACGGCACTAGAGATGGTTATATTTGGAATGGTGCTGATGATGATGCTTCTGGAAGTTCTGCAATACTGGAGTTAGCTTTTGCTTTTAGTCGTGCAAAAGAACGTCCTAAACGCAGTATTATCTTTTGTTTATGGGGAGCAGAGGAAAAAGGTTTGCTTGGGTCTGAATATTTTACTGATCATTCACCTGTGCCACTGGAAAAAATCACTGCTATGGTGCAACTAGATATGATTGGCCGAGATGTTGAACCGCGACCACATCAGCTAACTAATGGACGGGAAAAACCTAAAGATCTTCGTCGCTATATTTACACAGAAATTTCTGCTCAATCGCCAGAAATGGGAGAAATCTTAAAACAAGCTAACAAGCAAGTGGCTTTAGAACTTAACCATGAGGCAAACTTAAGGGTTTCTGGAGGCTCAGATCACTACTCATTTTTTGCAAAAAAAATTCCAATACTTTCAATTGATGATGGGGTTTTTCATCCTGATTATCATCAACCAAGCGACACAGTAGAAAAAATTAATTTTGAGAAAATTTTCTTTGTCACCCAATTAACTTACTTAATTGGTCGTGAAATTGCCAACCATCCTACTAAAATTAAATGGGATGAATCAGTAAAAGTAGCTGATAACAAATAG